The following coding sequences are from one Nitrospirota bacterium window:
- a CDS encoding VIT1/CCC1 transporter family protein, whose translation MPTAHRDDPTLARLLILDELFDLSLYKALRDISADADAKNTLDELVLIETRHLAFWQKFFDMKLERLNLGRRLKLWCFIWLCRLFGSTAVHLVLEAIEVYGVRKYLALWNSYQDQPLGEALKGILQDEFKHEDVLVTKLTERKINPEKIRNIFLGLNDGLVEILGAVSGFFGAFGDAVTVLIAASTTAVAGALSMAAGAFLALNSEKEVRAMEAAKKRFLGEETGSAEMQEQPLTSALFVGSAYVIGALVPVLPVLFGAKDALVSVLTAGTMVILVSSILAFLSGMEMKRRILLNLVIITVAVSVSYAIGLAAKQIWGIAV comes from the coding sequence GACTGCTCATCCTTGATGAGCTCTTCGACCTTTCTCTCTACAAAGCTCTGCGGGATATTTCGGCGGATGCGGATGCCAAGAATACACTGGATGAATTAGTGCTGATCGAAACCAGACACCTGGCTTTCTGGCAAAAATTCTTCGACATGAAGTTGGAACGCCTCAACCTGGGGCGTCGGCTGAAGCTATGGTGCTTTATATGGCTCTGCCGCCTGTTCGGTTCCACCGCGGTCCATCTCGTCCTGGAAGCCATCGAAGTCTACGGGGTCAGAAAGTATCTCGCCCTCTGGAATTCCTACCAGGATCAACCCCTGGGTGAAGCACTCAAGGGGATTCTGCAAGACGAGTTCAAACATGAGGATGTGCTCGTCACGAAACTAACCGAGCGGAAAATCAATCCCGAAAAGATCCGCAATATCTTCTTGGGCCTCAACGACGGTTTAGTGGAAATCCTCGGTGCAGTCAGCGGGTTTTTCGGCGCCTTTGGCGACGCCGTGACCGTCTTAATCGCCGCCTCGACCACCGCTGTGGCCGGTGCACTGTCGATGGCAGCCGGGGCGTTTCTTGCACTGAATTCAGAAAAAGAAGTGCGCGCCATGGAGGCGGCGAAGAAACGATTCCTTGGAGAGGAGACCGGCTCAGCAGAGATGCAGGAACAGCCGTTAACGTCAGCGTTATTTGTCGGTAGCGCCTATGTCATCGGCGCATTGGTTCCCGTGCTCCCCGTACTTTTCGGCGCGAAGGACGCGCTAGTGTCCGTCCTGACGGCGGGGACCATGGTCATCCTCGTGTCGTCGATTCTCGCGTTCTTGTCTGGGATGGAGATGAAACGCCGGATTCTGCTGAATCTCGTGATCATCACCGTCGCGGTGAGCGTGAGTTATGCGATTGGGTTGGCGGCGAAACAGATCTGGGGGATTGCGGTGTAG